A segment of the Micromonospora sediminicola genome:
CGCATCAGCCTCGCGCCCGGCGACAACAACGCCCGGGCGCACCTGATGCGGATCGTCACCGAGTTCGACGCGGCCCTGCGGCGGATGGTCCGCCCCCAGCGCCGAACCCCATAGAAACGGGCCGGCAGCACCGGGATTCGCCCTGAGAAAGCACCCCGAAGCCGCCGACCCGCCCCATCAACAGCCCGGAAGGAGCTGCCGTCATGCACGCTACCCAAAACACGGTCGCCGAGCAGGTGACCACCCCGGCCCGCACGCTGCGGGACGCCGCCCTGTACCTGTCCCGCCACGGCTGGACGCAGGGCGCCTACTACGACGCCACCTCAGGGTCGTTCACTCCCCCGGCCTGCTTGGTCGGCGCGGTCGGCATGGTCTGCTACGGCGGACCAGTCGACGCCCCGGCCCAGATGTTCGATGCCCCAGAGTTCGCTGACTTCAACGCCGCGTTGACCTACCTCGACTGGTACTTGGCCCTCCGGTTCGCCGACAGCCAGTACTACGAGCGGCTCGACACCGCCTACGACTTCAACGACGCCAAGGGTCAGACCGTCGACGCTGTCATCGCCGTTCTCAACGCGGCGGCCGACGCGTGGGACCGCACCAACGGCGGTGCGGCATGAACAAGAACACCGTCAAGCCCGGCTTGACGCGCACCCGCACCAAGCGCGCCAAGCGGTCGGTGGAGACCACCGAGTTCGACGCGTTCGTGCGGCGCATCCTGCGGGCGTACGCCCGTCGGGTCGCGGCCGGCGACATCGAGGCGCTGCGGTCGCTCGCGGCGCTGTCCACCGACGTGGACGCCATGACCCGGCTCGCTGTCACCGGTTTGCGCCAGCCTCCGTACCGGTACTCCTGGGCGGAGATCGCCGACCGGCTGGGCGTGTCCCGGCAGGCGGTGCAGATGCGCTACGCCGACCGCGCCGACCGTATCGCCCTGGACGAGCGGCTCATCCGCGCCGGCCTGGGCGTCACGGTGGCGACCCTCGCTCAGGTGTTCGCCGATCACCACTCCGGTAGCCCGGCCGCTTCGGTATGCCCGGGCTGCGGCTTCCGCTACCCCGACGGGGTGACGGACTGCCCGACCAACGCCACGGTTCGTCCGCTGCTGTACCGCCGACGTGGCGAGGACAAGCAGGCGCTCAGCGTGCTGACGCCTGACCAGCTTGCCGACCTGCACAACCTCAAGACCGCCCGGTCCAACCGGACGGCCACCCGTAGGGCGGCCCAACCCACGCCGCCGGCCTCCCGTCAGGAACCGACCCTGTTCGGCCCCGCTGACGGGAGGGCCACGGCATGACCATCAATCCGACCAACCTCCGGCCGGCGGCCGGTGAGCCCCGGTTGGCGTCGATCGCCTCGTGGGCGGTGCTGGCCGCGTCGTTCGGCCTGTCCGCCTCCACCTGGATCGCGCTGGCCGAACTCGCCGGCTTCACCGCTCACATCACGATCCCCG
Coding sequences within it:
- a CDS encoding DUF6197 family protein, producing MHATQNTVAEQVTTPARTLRDAALYLSRHGWTQGAYYDATSGSFTPPACLVGAVGMVCYGGPVDAPAQMFDAPEFADFNAALTYLDWYLALRFADSQYYERLDTAYDFNDAKGQTVDAVIAVLNAAADAWDRTNGGAA